A window of Candidatus Vicinibacter proximus contains these coding sequences:
- a CDS encoding SRPBCC family protein → MTLGIFTAGLLVFAIEGVICIAMAAPIGLLLTWVGSLIGYAIVNKTPNNAPTTMLILIGIIPTMAFIEKDNEPTLTSVVTSIEINADPQTVWKNVVEFPQLDEPTEFIFKTGIAYPINAKIEGTGVGAVRHCNFTTGSFVEPITVWDEPRLLKFDVVEQPEPMKELSFWDIDAPHLHDYFVSKQGQFKLTELPNGNTLLEGTTWYYHNIRPTFYWQIWSDHIIHNIHERVLTHIKRNAENEKKSGI, encoded by the coding sequence TTGACACTTGGAATTTTTACGGCAGGACTTTTAGTGTTTGCAATTGAAGGTGTAATCTGCATTGCAATGGCTGCACCAATTGGACTTTTGTTGACTTGGGTTGGGAGTTTAATTGGCTATGCAATAGTCAACAAGACACCAAACAACGCACCAACGACAATGCTAATTTTAATCGGTATCATTCCGACAATGGCGTTTATAGAAAAAGACAACGAACCGACTTTGACTTCGGTTGTAACTTCAATAGAGATTAACGCAGACCCTCAGACAGTTTGGAAAAACGTTGTTGAGTTTCCGCAACTTGACGAGCCGACCGAATTTATTTTTAAGACTGGAATTGCATATCCAATAAACGCAAAAATTGAAGGAACAGGAGTTGGAGCGGTTAGACATTGCAACTTCACGACAGGAAGTTTTGTAGAACCAATAACCGTTTGGGACGAACCACGACTTTTAAAATTTGACGTAGTAGAACAACCCGAACCAATGAAAGAATTAAGTTTTTGGGACATTGACGCTCCTCACTTACACGACTATTTTGTTTCTAAACAAGGACAATTCAAACTGACAGAATTGCCAAACGGAAACACGCTTTTAGAAGGCACAACTTGGTATTATCACAACATAAGACCGACATTTTATTGGCAAATTTGGAGTGACCATATCATTCACAACATACACGAACGAGTTTTGACACACATAAAGAGAAACGCTGAAAATGAAAAGAAAAGCGGCATATAA
- a CDS encoding SH3 domain-containing protein: MKKLIFLTLFLLTASIGFSQSYLGWVTKQVNFREGPGKDYGVISSLKQGTQIFIVSLETENDFYNIIDIATDKEGYIHKSFVKLGEIVEKNERGMFTPSGKTSTYNPEIEIFNNTSMTLTLKLNSETYSFSPKQKRTITLSPGTYNYRASAPGVIPNIGTEYMESNMGYTWQFYIVTERR, translated from the coding sequence ATGAAAAAACTAATCTTCTTAACTTTATTTTTACTGACAGCATCAATTGGTTTCAGCCAATCATACTTAGGCTGGGTCACTAAACAAGTCAATTTCCGTGAAGGACCGGGTAAAGATTACGGTGTAATATCATCGCTTAAACAGGGTACACAAATTTTCATCGTATCACTTGAGACTGAAAATGATTTTTATAATATCATTGACATTGCAACCGACAAAGAAGGTTATATACATAAGTCCTTTGTAAAACTTGGTGAGATTGTAGAGAAAAATGAAAGAGGTATGTTTACTCCAAGTGGTAAGACTTCCACTTACAATCCCGAAATTGAAATATTCAATAATACCTCAATGACACTTACTTTAAAATTAAATAGCGAAACTTATTCGTTCTCACCAAAACAAAAAAGAACAATTACACTAAGTCCAGGAACATATAATTATCGTGCTTCTGCACCAGGTGTAATACCTAACATAGGCACAGAATATATGGAGAGCAATATGGGCTACACTTGGCAATTTTACATAGTAACCGAAAGAAGATAA
- a CDS encoding AAA family ATPase yields the protein MNITNHILSNGQVIEDKYTVTFFLKKGSYAETYRVKDKQKTTKLLKLFSYSKLHRTQFDQSGDVLEIEILKKLKHPNIVKLSDSGELLIENQKYAYAILDFISGETLADKMKREQTFNAYEAKDIILGVLNGLNYLHNQQNPIIHNDVTNLNVMMDLSGQVSVPKIIDFGYARFLVQSNKDFQKDALNPFYSANETFNKVFSVQSDIFSVGALYYHLLVGLPPWFVELSKFKSDTVRLEDAILKEREKPLQVVSSKSKIEANTFNIIAKALQPNAENRFKNLKEFIQAVNGEIVVENSVLEKSAQSTQTLKTVKKGEGFKSIAGMQALKDTIKLDVIDALNEKEKYAEYGLTIPNGMLLYGPPGCGKTFFAEKMAEEIGFNFYQIKPSDIQSKWVNASQENIKNLFDEARKNAPSIIFIDELDALVPNRDNSSVNHMNTSAVNEFLAQMNNSGDDGVFIVGATNRPNSIDPAILRAGRLDKHVYLPPPDFEARELMFKLYLEKRPTDIGLDYAELAKATENYVSSDIKFLCDEASRMALRSKSRITKEILIETIKSNKPSISLSELNSYIEIRAKMEGQQSNNNERPRIGFK from the coding sequence ATGAATATCACAAATCACATATTATCTAATGGTCAAGTAATTGAAGACAAGTACACCGTAACTTTCTTTTTGAAAAAAGGAAGTTACGCAGAAACTTATCGAGTTAAAGACAAACAAAAGACAACCAAGCTTTTGAAACTCTTCTCATATTCTAAATTGCATAGAACTCAATTTGACCAAAGTGGTGATGTGCTAGAAATAGAAATTCTGAAAAAGTTGAAACACCCGAATATTGTCAAACTAAGTGACAGTGGTGAACTTCTTATAGAAAACCAAAAATACGCTTACGCCATTTTAGACTTTATAAGTGGTGAAACCCTTGCTGACAAAATGAAAAGGGAACAAACCTTTAATGCATATGAAGCAAAGGACATAATTCTTGGGGTGCTTAACGGTCTAAATTACTTACACAATCAACAAAACCCAATTATCCATAACGATGTAACCAATTTGAACGTGATGATGGATTTATCGGGACAGGTATCAGTTCCCAAAATAATAGATTTTGGCTATGCAAGATTTTTGGTCCAATCAAATAAAGATTTTCAAAAAGATGCTCTTAATCCTTTCTATTCTGCCAACGAAACATTTAACAAAGTCTTTTCTGTTCAAAGTGATATATTCTCGGTAGGTGCTTTGTATTATCATTTATTAGTTGGACTACCGCCTTGGTTTGTGGAATTGTCCAAATTCAAATCTGATACAGTAAGATTAGAAGATGCAATTTTGAAGGAGCGAGAAAAACCCTTACAAGTTGTTAGTTCAAAATCCAAGATTGAAGCCAATACTTTCAACATCATTGCAAAAGCCTTACAACCTAATGCAGAGAATAGATTCAAGAACTTGAAAGAATTCATACAGGCTGTTAATGGTGAAATCGTAGTTGAAAATTCTGTTCTTGAAAAATCTGCACAATCAACTCAAACCTTGAAGACTGTAAAAAAAGGCGAAGGCTTCAAATCAATTGCTGGAATGCAAGCACTCAAAGACACCATCAAATTAGATGTTATTGACGCTTTGAATGAGAAAGAAAAGTATGCTGAATATGGATTAACAATTCCAAACGGAATGCTTTTATATGGCCCTCCAGGTTGCGGAAAAACATTCTTTGCAGAAAAGATGGCAGAAGAGATAGGGTTCAATTTTTATCAAATTAAACCTTCCGACATTCAAAGCAAATGGGTAAATGCTTCACAAGAGAATATTAAAAACCTTTTTGATGAAGCAAGAAAAAACGCCCCAAGTATCATTTTTATTGACGAATTAGATGCTTTAGTTCCGAACAGAGACAATTCAAGTGTCAACCATATGAATACAAGTGCTGTGAATGAATTTTTAGCACAAATGAATAATAGCGGTGATGACGGAGTTTTTATTGTAGGTGCGACAAATCGGCCAAACTCAATAGACCCAGCAATTTTACGAGCAGGGAGATTAGACAAACACGTTTATTTGCCACCACCAGACTTTGAAGCAAGGGAATTAATGTTCAAGCTCTATTTAGAGAAAAGACCAACCGATATAGGTTTAGACTATGCTGAACTAGCAAAGGCTACTGAAAACTATGTTTCAAGCGACATCAAATTTTTATGTGATGAAGCTTCAAGAATGGCATTGCGTTCTAAGTCAAGAATAACAAAAGAAATATTGATAGAAACTATAAAATCGAACAAACCTTCAATCTCTTTATCAGAACTAAACAGTTACATAGAAATCAGAGCAAAAATGGAAGGTCAACAATCAAATAATAACGAACGACCAAGAATTGGTTTTAAATAA
- a CDS encoding TerB family tellurite resistance protein, with amino-acid sequence MDTITFDKLLLKTAFCCMASDGNIDDREISLIKSMCEKSPLFANFNFQEEINLLVGKINGGGKTFFQYYFDLLKQTQLNEQEELTLIDFAIQTINADEQIEYSEIKFFKNIRHRLNVSDEKILALIPDIEQYLEDDIITDTFLDKITSQYFEISELPQFDLIGIADNSQDNNKRDE; translated from the coding sequence ATGGACACAATAACTTTTGACAAACTTTTGCTTAAAACAGCATTTTGCTGTATGGCATCAGACGGAAATATTGATGATAGGGAAATTTCCCTTATAAAATCAATGTGCGAAAAATCTCCATTATTTGCCAATTTCAACTTTCAAGAAGAAATCAATTTGCTTGTTGGTAAAATAAACGGTGGTGGAAAAACCTTTTTTCAATATTATTTTGACTTGTTAAAGCAAACTCAACTTAATGAACAAGAAGAACTGACTCTGATTGATTTTGCAATACAAACAATTAATGCAGACGAACAAATCGAGTATTCAGAAATCAAGTTTTTCAAAAACATTCGACACCGTCTAAATGTAAGTGATGAAAAAATATTAGCTCTTATCCCAGACATTGAGCAATATTTGGAAGACGACATAATTACTGATACTTTCCTTGACAAAATCACAAGTCAGTATTTTGAAATTTCTGAACTACCGCAGTTTGACTTAATTGGTATTGCTGACAATTCACAAGACAATAATAAACGTGATGAATAA
- a CDS encoding beta-lactamase family protein — MTKSILTILAPSLFFLSSIGQITQTIAINKIDSIVTAYMTTNKMVGVSIGIVKDGKIYLTKGYGTAEINKVKAIDSLTNFLTCSVTKLFTATAIMQLSEQGKIDISKKLIFYLPDFKMKDKRYKDITIEHLLTHTSGLHWDMELNHSPNDSSSLRKLVYSLDNKILDFAPGTKFNATETYSNSAYDILGYLVQKISGIQYQDYITDSILEKANMPSSFFDYTVIPIDRRSSPHILKGKVVKVGGMYSENVEHSPSANLNSCSIDLCNWIMHNLNIYNNPITSNGVLQNSTLQNMWTPRNVAPQNKNVSIGLGWWITNSEDLGKYYWHVGGNPGFSTTLMVFPEHNFGITVLSNGMYAEQIVWNKIPFDIISLFRGEWKN, encoded by the coding sequence ATGACAAAATCTATACTGACAATTTTAGCACCATCACTTTTCTTCCTTTCCTCAATCGGACAAATTACACAGACAATTGCTATAAACAAAATTGACAGTATCGTGACCGCTTACATGACTACTAATAAAATGGTTGGTGTTTCTATTGGCATTGTTAAGGACGGCAAAATTTATCTGACAAAAGGTTACGGCACAGCCGAAATCAACAAAGTAAAGGCAATAGACAGCTTGACAAATTTCCTCACCTGCTCTGTTACAAAACTCTTTACGGCAACTGCAATTATGCAACTGTCCGAGCAGGGTAAAATAGATATAAGTAAAAAACTAATTTTCTATTTACCGGACTTTAAAATGAAAGACAAACGATACAAAGACATTACAATAGAACACTTGCTTACCCATACTTCTGGGTTACATTGGGATATGGAGTTAAACCATTCACCAAACGATAGTAGTTCCCTCCGAAAATTGGTTTACAGTTTAGACAACAAAATTCTTGACTTTGCTCCGGGGACAAAATTTAATGCAACAGAAACTTATAGCAATTCTGCTTATGACATCTTAGGTTATTTGGTTCAAAAAATTTCTGGCATACAATACCAAGATTATATAACGGACAGTATTTTAGAAAAGGCTAATATGCCATCTAGTTTTTTTGACTACACTGTAATTCCAATTGACAGAAGAAGTTCCCCTCATATTCTAAAAGGAAAGGTTGTTAAAGTTGGGGGTATGTATTCCGAAAATGTCGAGCATTCTCCAAGTGCTAATTTAAATTCATGCTCCATTGACTTGTGTAACTGGATAATGCACAATTTGAACATTTACAATAATCCCATCACATCCAATGGTGTTCTGCAGAACAGCACTTTGCAAAATATGTGGACTCCAAGAAATGTTGCTCCTCAAAACAAAAATGTATCAATTGGACTTGGTTGGTGGATTACTAATTCTGAAGACTTAGGAAAATATTATTGGCACGTTGGAGGTAATCCTGGTTTTTCAACGACACTAATGGTTTTTCCAGAACACAACTTTGGAATAACTGTTTTAAGTAATGGAATGTATGCAGAGCAAATAGTTTGGAATAAAATTCCGTTTGACATTATCAGTTTATTTAGAGGCGAGTGGAAAAATTAA
- a CDS encoding restriction endonuclease, protein MAKKNQSTRLTKQHKKSQGVVGIFGDGAKSHDLKVGQISKLVIEQLKTEYPQLTFRYKKSIRKEEINEALKKVDPELGQTLFVPNSSIIPDGGIIEVKDDSGEWRIVLVSEAKHQGKDIVNIRKGKQVGKKNNQDLMAAGNAIERSHKNISEIANFMLSESHFPYILFLEGSNFLTETISIERPDGRIVTLEYKSGMLNRLDRLTSANFGMPINTNLCANKFVKHKDKTIMLQATSIYSQGKGEKWDNKEMFDIMIEISKTSLKVLGSDLFNQITKK, encoded by the coding sequence ATGGCTAAAAAGAACCAATCAACAAGACTGACAAAGCAACATAAAAAATCGCAAGGAGTAGTAGGAATCTTTGGTGATGGGGCAAAATCACACGACTTAAAAGTTGGACAAATATCAAAACTTGTAATTGAACAACTCAAAACAGAATATCCCCAATTGACTTTTCGATATAAGAAAAGCATACGGAAAGAAGAAATAAACGAAGCGTTAAAGAAAGTAGATCCTGAATTAGGGCAAACTCTTTTTGTTCCCAATTCAAGTATAATACCCGATGGCGGAATAATTGAAGTAAAAGATGATAGCGGTGAATGGAGAATAGTTTTAGTGTCAGAAGCTAAACATCAAGGAAAAGATATTGTAAACATCAGAAAAGGGAAACAAGTAGGCAAGAAAAACAATCAAGACTTAATGGCAGCAGGAAATGCTATAGAAAGGTCTCATAAAAACATATCAGAAATTGCTAACTTTATGCTTTCTGAATCTCATTTTCCTTACATTCTATTTTTAGAAGGTTCTAACTTTTTGACAGAAACAATTTCGATTGAACGACCTGATGGAAGGATTGTAACACTTGAATATAAATCAGGGATGTTAAATAGATTAGATAGACTAACTTCGGCAAATTTTGGAATGCCAATTAACACCAATTTGTGCGCGAATAAATTTGTTAAACATAAAGATAAAACGATTATGCTCCAAGCTACCTCTATCTACTCACAAGGAAAAGGAGAAAAGTGGGATAACAAGGAAATGTTTGATATAATGATTGAAATTTCTAAAACTTCACTTAAAGTTTTAGGAAGTGATTTGTTCAATCAGATAACAAAAAAATAA
- a CDS encoding adenine-specific methyltransferase EcoRI family protein: protein MARNATNKLLQKAKKSKSDEFYTQLSDIESELQHYKNHFKDKVVFCNCDDARISNFFKYFADNFKELGLKKLIAACYQEQKNDLFNTEETENGFFFEYTGKEGETSSPNSNDIIHFKSDGDFRSPESIELLKQSDIVVTNPPFSLFREYVAQLVKYDKKFLIIGNINAITYKEIFKLIKENRAWLGINLGRGVSGFIVPEHYELYGTEARIDSFGNRIISPNNCLWLTNLDNFKRHEDIELTKKYFGNENEYPKYDNYEGINVDKTEDIPLDYDGHIGVPITFLHKFNPDQFELIKFRKGNDDKDLSIDGKCPYFRILIKNKRVRNISKDDRKKASTQQAFGSMAGSVVN, encoded by the coding sequence ATGGCGAGAAACGCAACAAATAAATTACTGCAAAAGGCTAAGAAATCGAAAAGTGATGAGTTCTATACACAGCTTTCCGATATAGAAAGTGAATTGCAACATTATAAAAATCACTTTAAAGATAAGGTGGTTTTTTGTAACTGTGATGATGCTCGCATTAGTAATTTTTTTAAATATTTCGCTGACAATTTCAAGGAATTAGGACTAAAAAAACTGATTGCGGCTTGCTATCAAGAGCAAAAGAATGATTTATTTAATACTGAAGAAACTGAAAATGGTTTTTTCTTTGAGTATACAGGTAAAGAAGGAGAAACGTCTTCACCAAATTCTAACGACATTATTCATTTTAAAAGTGATGGTGATTTTCGTAGTCCTGAAAGCATTGAACTATTAAAGCAATCAGATATAGTTGTTACAAACCCTCCATTTTCGTTATTCAGAGAATATGTAGCTCAATTAGTAAAGTATGACAAGAAATTTTTGATAATAGGCAACATTAACGCAATTACATACAAGGAAATTTTTAAACTTATAAAAGAGAATAGAGCTTGGTTGGGAATAAATCTTGGAAGGGGCGTTTCAGGATTTATTGTCCCAGAACATTACGAACTTTATGGCACAGAAGCACGAATAGATAGTTTTGGAAATAGAATAATATCACCAAACAATTGCTTATGGCTGACAAACTTGGACAACTTCAAAAGACACGAAGACATTGAGCTAACAAAAAAATATTTTGGAAACGAGAATGAATATCCAAAATATGACAATTATGAAGGTATTAACGTTGACAAAACAGAAGACATACCATTGGACTATGACGGACACATAGGAGTACCAATAACATTTCTACATAAATTTAATCCTGACCAATTTGAACTAATTAAATTCAGGAAAGGGAACGATGACAAAGACTTATCAATAGATGGAAAATGCCCATATTTTAGAATACTAATAAAAAATAAACGAGTACGAAACATATCAAAAGACGACAGAAAGAAAGCCAGCACCCAACAGGCGTTTGGCTCAATGGCGGGTTCAGTGGTTAATTGA
- a CDS encoding YafY family transcriptional regulator, whose amino-acid sequence MTRLTRLTNILLHLQSRRVVTAQELSDKFEITQRTVYRDIRALEEAGVPIIGEVGKGYSLTDGYQIPPVMFTQQEINALLTAQQYFQKNADKSAYSDLTSVVTKIKAIIRYSEKEKAEKLEERLHIFSNKLTNETNWLSTIQLAITNCLLLKIKYHTFYSDTVSNRLVEPLGVYLTKGNWVMVAFCRLRNEIREFRIDRILNLATTTDTFPDRLFSLEDYFSSHCEK is encoded by the coding sequence ATGACAAGACTAACAAGACTAACAAATATTTTGCTTCACTTGCAGTCAAGACGAGTAGTAACGGCACAGGAACTTTCCGACAAGTTTGAGATTACCCAACGGACAGTTTACCGTGACATCAGAGCATTAGAAGAAGCTGGAGTTCCCATAATCGGGGAAGTAGGAAAAGGCTATTCTTTGACTGACGGTTACCAAATACCGCCTGTAATGTTTACCCAACAGGAAATAAACGCTTTGCTGACTGCACAACAATACTTTCAAAAGAACGCTGACAAGTCTGCATATAGCGACCTTACAAGCGTTGTAACCAAGATAAAAGCCATCATTCGCTATTCAGAAAAAGAGAAAGCAGAAAAGTTGGAAGAACGGCTTCATATTTTTTCAAACAAACTGACAAACGAAACCAATTGGCTTTCAACTATTCAATTAGCCATTACAAATTGCTTGTTGCTTAAAATAAAATATCACACTTTTTATTCAGACACCGTTTCAAATAGGCTTGTTGAGCCATTAGGTGTTTACCTGACCAAAGGAAATTGGGTTATGGTTGCCTTTTGCCGTTTAAGAAATGAAATACGAGAATTTCGCATAGACAGAATTTTGAACCTTGCTACCACTACAGACACTTTTCCCGACCGCCTTTTCTCACTTGAAGATTATTTTAGTTCGCATTGCGAAAAATAG
- a CDS encoding transposase — protein sequence MNHVTGIPRLQLQMSSLEDSIDKDNSVRFIDAFVEQLDLLKLGFEVKTLKTEGRPSFESSTLLKIYLYGYLNGLRSSRRLENECIRNIELKWLTLGLSPNYHTISDFRKDNPLALKNVFKLFVAFLKDIDLVCGQTIAIDGTKSRAHNSKKIILIN from the coding sequence ATGAATCATGTAACCGGAATACCAAGATTGCAATTGCAAATGAGTTCATTGGAAGATTCCATCGATAAAGATAATTCTGTACGATTTATTGATGCATTTGTAGAACAATTAGACCTTTTGAAACTTGGTTTTGAAGTCAAAACATTAAAAACCGAAGGTCGTCCAAGTTTTGAATCTTCTACACTCTTAAAAATATACCTATACGGCTACCTCAATGGATTGCGTAGCAGTCGCAGACTTGAAAATGAATGCATCAGGAATATTGAACTCAAATGGTTAACACTAGGTTTGTCCCCAAACTATCACACTATCTCCGATTTTAGAAAAGACAATCCATTGGCTTTAAAGAATGTATTCAAATTGTTCGTTGCTTTTCTTAAAGATATCGACCTTGTGTGTGGACAAACAATTGCTATAGATGGGACTAAATCCAGGGCTCACAATAGTAAAAAAATAATTTTAATCAATTAA